One part of the Vogesella sp. LIG4 genome encodes these proteins:
- a CDS encoding DUF3460 family protein produces the protein MYQSEFTQFINTYLEKHPEVDTERRELRLTWWDRPQNLDDLARWKESSVPQKPYVYQPE, from the coding sequence ATGTACCAGTCCGAATTCACCCAGTTCATCAACACCTACCTGGAAAAGCACCCGGAAGTCGATACCGAGCGCCGCGAGCTGCGCCTGACCTGGTGGGACCGTCCGCAGAACCTGGACGACCTGGCGCGCTGGAAGGAATCGAGCGTGCCGCAGAAGCCCTACGTGTACCAGCCGGAATAA
- a CDS encoding tetratricopeptide repeat protein, protein MSQQPRQSTTFHAIAGRETARTEYSNPFAKKMYLVVDSVPEMQRAMAMTLNSFGGEKVEYAGKASDALVKLMRYDFDVVLCDYDLGTGNDGLYLYEEARARNLLKQSCVFMIVSGERRAAKVISAAELAPDGYLLKPFTGVELGRRLEVAMRRREAFKVVDDALMSHDYLGAIEACNKKIGERGEFALDFMKLKGSLALKIGDYDSAQALYKQVLQVKELVWAKLGMAKALAGQKQVESALAMFEQVIVENDRVMEAYDWLARLYQDNHDLTRAQDILKRATELSPATVHRHQVLAEVAEENGDLLQARSAYNTVLNLAKSSWHRNPAHYAALVRTQLACGEKAEAARTLASLRRDYKYNAEGEWMADVVDSTLQSNAGNKQAASRLLESAAERLSQLGKLSDDEKMEFARVCYTQGQKELGDRVARDMVRNHHDNQALLQKLSAMFDQVGQGDAGRQLIASSVQDIVNLNNQAVHMAQMGEHDRAIALFRQALEEMPQNVQLMLNLANAVIAQTHRHGWNETHIRQAHQLLQKVREMEPANNKFQKLLQAWRGLISQHQKQEFQL, encoded by the coding sequence ATGAGCCAGCAGCCTCGCCAGTCCACCACCTTCCACGCCATTGCCGGGCGCGAAACCGCGCGCACCGAGTACAGCAACCCGTTTGCCAAGAAGATGTACCTGGTAGTGGACAGCGTGCCGGAAATGCAGCGCGCCATGGCGATGACGCTGAACTCCTTCGGTGGCGAGAAGGTGGAGTACGCCGGCAAGGCCAGCGATGCGCTGGTTAAGCTGATGCGCTACGACTTTGACGTAGTGCTGTGCGACTACGACCTGGGCACCGGCAACGACGGCCTGTACCTGTACGAGGAAGCGCGTGCGCGCAATCTGCTCAAGCAGTCCTGCGTGTTCATGATCGTCAGCGGCGAGCGCCGCGCCGCCAAGGTGATCTCGGCGGCCGAGCTGGCGCCGGACGGCTACCTGCTCAAACCGTTCACCGGCGTGGAGCTGGGGCGGCGGCTGGAGGTGGCGATGCGCCGCCGCGAAGCGTTCAAGGTGGTGGACGATGCGCTGATGAGCCACGACTACCTGGGCGCCATCGAGGCCTGCAACAAGAAAATCGGCGAGCGCGGCGAATTCGCACTCGACTTCATGAAGCTCAAGGGCAGCCTGGCGCTGAAGATCGGCGACTACGACAGCGCGCAGGCGCTGTACAAGCAGGTGCTGCAGGTGAAGGAGCTGGTGTGGGCCAAGCTGGGCATGGCCAAGGCGCTGGCCGGGCAGAAGCAGGTGGAGTCGGCGCTGGCCATGTTCGAGCAGGTGATCGTGGAAAACGACCGGGTGATGGAGGCCTATGACTGGCTGGCCCGGCTGTACCAGGACAACCATGACCTCACGCGGGCGCAGGACATTCTCAAGCGCGCCACCGAGCTGTCGCCAGCCACGGTGCACCGCCACCAGGTGCTGGCCGAAGTGGCGGAGGAAAACGGCGACCTGCTGCAGGCGCGCAGTGCCTACAACACGGTGCTGAACCTGGCCAAATCCAGCTGGCACCGCAACCCCGCGCATTACGCCGCGCTGGTGCGCACCCAGCTGGCCTGCGGCGAGAAGGCCGAGGCGGCGCGCACCCTGGCCTCGCTGCGCCGCGACTACAAGTACAACGCCGAAGGCGAGTGGATGGCGGACGTGGTGGACAGCACGCTGCAGAGCAACGCCGGCAACAAGCAGGCGGCGTCGCGGCTGCTGGAATCGGCGGCGGAACGGCTGAGCCAGCTGGGAAAACTGTCCGATGACGAGAAAATGGAATTCGCCCGCGTCTGCTACACCCAGGGGCAGAAGGAGCTGGGCGACCGCGTCGCCCGCGACATGGTGCGCAACCACCACGACAACCAGGCGCTGCTGCAGAAGCTGTCGGCGATGTTCGACCAGGTGGGGCAGGGCGATGCCGGCCGCCAGCTGATCGCCAGCAGCGTGCAGGACATCGTCAACCTCAACAACCAGGCGGTGCACATGGCACAGATGGGCGAGCACGACCGCGCCATCGCGCTGTTCCGCCAGGCGCTGGAAGAAATGCCGCAGAACGTGCAGCTGATGCTCAACCTGGCCAATGCGGTGATTGCGCAGACCCACCGCCACGGCTGGAATGAAACCCATATCCGCCAGGCGCACCAGCTGCTGCAGAAAGTGCGCGAGATGGAGCCGGCCAACAACAAGTTCCAGAAACTGCTGCAAGCCTGGCGCGGCCTGATCTCCCAGCACCAGAAACAGGAATTCCAGTTGTGA